In Arachis hypogaea cultivar Tifrunner chromosome 17, arahy.Tifrunner.gnm2.J5K5, whole genome shotgun sequence, a single window of DNA contains:
- the LOC112765862 gene encoding large ribosomal subunit protein uL6, with the protein MKTILSSETMNIPDGVSIKVHAKVIEVEGPRGKLVRDFKHLNLDFQLIKDENGNKKLKIDAWFGSRKTSAAIRTALSHVENLITGVTKGYRYKMRFVYAHFPINASIASNNTSIEIRNFLGEKKVRKVDMLEGVSVVRSEKVKDELIVDGNDIELVSRSCALINQKCHVKNKDIRKFLDGIYVSEKGTILDEQ; encoded by the exons ATGAAGACGATTTTGTCATCGGAAACGATGAACATTCCCGACGGGGTGAGCATCAAGGTCCACGCCAAAGTGATCGAGGTGGAAGGTCCACGTGGCAAGCTTGTGCGCGATTTCAAGCACCTCAACCTTGATTTCCAGCTCATCAAGGACGAGAATGGAAACAAGAAGCTCAAGATCGACGCCTGGTTTGGCTCACGGAAGACCTCCGCAGCCATCAGAACCGCCCTCAGCCACGTCGAGAATCTCATCACCGGCGTCACCAAGGGCTATCGTTACAAGATGAGGTTCGTCTATGCTCACTTTCCGATCAATGCTAGCATCGCTAGTAACAACACCTCCATCGAGATCCGCAACTTCCTTGGCGAGAAGAAG GTGAGGAAAGTGGACATGCTTGAGGGAGTTTCTGTTGTTCGATCTGAAAAGGTCAAGGATGAGTTGATCGTGGATGGTAATGACATTGAGCTTGTTTCGCGCTCTTGTGCCCTCATTAACCAG AAATGCCATGTCAAAAACAAAGATATTCGGAAGTTCCTTGATGGTATCTATGTTAGCGAGAAGGGGACAATTCTTGATGAGCAGTAA